GTTTTTCATCGGACTGATCGCGCTTTGACACCCGCCGGATGCGCTCCTCCTCCGGAGCGGTAACCAGGATGACGGCATCCAGGACCTCGGGACGCCCTTTGTCCAGCAGCAGCGCCGCCTCTCTTACTGCAATGGTAGTACCCTCTTTCCGGGCCTCTTCTTCGATCCGGTCAATTTCCCGGCAGACAACAGGATGCACCAGCCGGTTCAGCTCCTCCACACGACCTTCTCCAAACGCTTTTACAGAGAGCCGATGCCGGTCGAGTGAACCGTCTTCCAGATACACCTCCTCCCCGAACGCTTCCACGAGCTGCTGCTTTAATTCGGGATCATTAACCATCAGCGACTTGGCCAAATCATCCGCATAGATCACATGCGCGCCCAGCCGCTCCCAAACCCGGCACACCGTTGTTTTTCCACTGCCGATTCCACCAGTAATTCCAATTCGAAGCATAGCCGATCTCCGTTTGTCACATTACGTATGTGTAACTGCCAGTTATTTCGGGATACTTTTGCTCCGGCCGCTCCAAAGGGACCAGCCGTCACCATAGATATGCCGAACGGGCGTTTTTTTTGGATGCCCGCCGCATCACACGACCAGCGATCTTTTACCAAACGAAACCGCCGGCTCCGTGTATCACATCAATTACCAGATATCTGACCGGACACCTGCACGGGCCGTTTTCCGGGAAGATTAACCGGGAAACTTCATGTACCTCGACCCGGATGGGTCAGATGACGGTATCCTTCTTTTCACTATCAACGGGTTCAGGGTAGTCTGTTGTATAGTGCAAGCCGCGGCTTTCCTTCCGGCTCATGGCAGATCGAATCACCATGTAGGCGTTTGCAATCAGGTTTCTCAGCTCGCACAATGAGACACTCACCCGCGTACGCTGATAAAAACTCTCGGTCTCCTCGTACAGAAGCCGTGTTCTGCGGAACGCCCGCTCCAACCGTAAATTACTTCGAACAATTCCCACATAATCCCACATAACCTTTTGAAGCTCTTGTAGATTGTGTGATATCAACACGGCTTCTTCGACATTCACGGTTCCGCTGTCGTCCCACTCCGGCACGTCAGGGGTGTGCCCATAATCGGCGATATAGTTCATCGACTGTTCGGCTGCGCGCCTCGAAAAAACGATCGCCTCCAGCAGACTGTTGGAAGCCAGCCGGTTCGCACCGTGCAGACCGGTGCAGGCCGCCTCACCGGCGCAATAAAGTCCGTGGATGGAGGTTCGTCCCTCCATGTCGGTCACGACTCCGCCACACAGATAGTGCGCCGCCGGTACCACCGGAATCCACTCCCTGGTAATATCCACACCAAAAGACAGGCAGGTCTGTGTAATGTTGGGGAAGTGCTCCTTGATTACATCACTATCAACATGAGTGACATCAAGATAGACACACTCATCTCCGGATTTTTTCAGGTGGTTGTCGATAGCCCTGGCAACGATGTCGCGGGGAGCCAGTTCGGCTCTGTCGTCGTAATCGGCCATAAACGCGTGTCCCTGGCGGGTCCGGAGAATACCCCCCTTTCCCCGAACAGCCTCGGAGATGAGGAAGGATTTGGCTCCCGGCACATGCAGAGTGGTGGGGTGAAACTGCATGAACTCCATGTTGGCCACACGCGCTTTAGCCCGGTATGCCATGGCGATTCCGTCACCGGTGGCGATGGAGGGGTTGGTGGTATGCTGATAGACCTGGCCGACTCCGCCGGTGGCAAGAAGCGTGGCTTTTGCGAGGATCTGTTCCACGTGACCGGAGCGGGTATCAAAGACGTAAGCTCCGTAGCAGTGGGTATCCTTGTCGTATTTTGTGACTTTTTTCCCGAGGTGGTGCTCGGTGATCAGTTCCAGGGCAAAATGGTGTTCAAAAACCCGGATGTTGGGGTGTTGGTCCAGTGCTTCAAGCAGGGCCCGTTCAATTTCGTTGCCGGTACGGTCTGCGGCATGGACAATACGCTTCCGCGAGTGTCCCCCTTCCCGGCCCAGATCGAGAGTGCCGTCGACGCTGGTAAAACGGGCGCCCCAGTCGAGCAGTTCCCGCACCACATCGGGTCCGCTGCGAACAACCATCTCCACCACTTCCCTGCGGCACAGGCCGGCTCCTGCAATCAGGGTGTCATTGACGTGATCCTCAAACCGGTCCTCTTTGTCCACGACACTGGCCAGCCCGCCCTGGGCATAGTTTGTATTGGACTCGGCCGAATCCTTTTTCGTTATGATGGCCACGGTGCCGAAGCGGGCAACCCTGAGCGCATAGGAGAGTCCGGCTCCGCCACTGCCAATTACCAGAAAATCAAAAGAGTCAGGCATCAGACATGAGGTATGCTTTTATGAAGGGGTCGATCTCGCCATCCATGACATCATCCACGGAGGAGGTTTCGTGTCCGGTCCGGTGGTCCTTGACCATGTTGTAGGGGTGGAAGACATAGGAGCGGATTTGCGACCCCCATTCGTTTTTCATTTTGGTGCTTTCCACTGCGTTTTTCTGCTCTTCCTGGATCCGTTTTTCCAGGTCATAGACTCTGGATTTGAGCATCACCATTGCCTTTTCGCGGTTTTGGAGCTGTGACCGTTCCTGCTGGCATTCGGCGACCACCCGTTCCTGCCGGCCGTCGGAAAGCGTGCCGGTCCAGACGAGCCGTACTCCGGTCTCCACCTTGTTCACATTCTGACCGCCTTTTCCTCCGGCATGAAACCGCTGAAGCTCGATATCGTCCGGCTTCAGGTCGATTTCGATTTCGTCATCGACCATTGGTGTAACAAAAACCGAGCAGAACGATGTGTGGCGCCTGGCATTGCTATCAAACGGAGAGATACGCACCAATCGGTGCACGCCGTTTTCCGCTTTCAAGAAGCCGTAAGCGAAATCCCCCTTTATTTCAAGAGAGGCGCTTTTGATACCGGCCACTTCCCCCTGCTGATACTCCAGCACGGTAGTATCCATTCCGGCCCGGTCGGCCCAGCGCACATACATGCGGTAGAGCATTTCGGCCCAGTCCTGGCTTTCGGTTCCGCCTGCGCCGGGATTGATGGTCAGTAGCGCGTCCCGGCGGTCGTCGGGCTGATCGAGCATATTCTTGAACTCGAGGTCTTCCACCTCCTTTTGGAGTTGCACGACTTCCGCATTGAACTCCTCTGTGACATCATCCCCCTCTTCCATAATCTCGCGGAACAGCAGGATATTCTGCCTCCGCTCATCGAGCTGATCCCACTTCTCCACCCACGATTTCTCATGGTTGAGGTTTTTCATGAGCGCCTGTGCCTTTTCGGCATCATCCCAGAAGCCGGGTTGCTGCGCCTGGAATTCCAGCTCCTTTATCCGTTCTTTGCGTACATCGTAGTCAAAGATACCTCCTCAGCGCTTCCACGCGCTGCAATAACCGGTCCACCTGCTCGGTGGTGTATGCTAATTCTGCCATAGCTTGCCTTCCAAAAAAAAGTATAAATATGATTACTCAAAAAAAACGGCTACCCCTCTCGGAATAACCGTGTCCATGATGCAAGATACATGGTTTTTCGCGGTTAAAAAAACAGTACCGCGTTCAGATTCAGCGTGAAAACAGTTTCGCCAGTATAATGCCCGCGACCACTCCTCCGAGAAAGGCATACGCAACTCCTTCCTCCGGATGCGTTCTGACATATCTTCGTGCCGTCCTGTACTCCTGTCGCAGTTCATGTTCCAGGCGGTCTTTCTCATCGTTGAGTTTCTCAATAACATCTTTGTAGGATGAGTCGAACTTTTTCGACAGTTCATCCAGTTTATCTTGGGTTTTGCTCTTAACTTGTTCCATAGTAATTTGTCCAGCGGTTGTTTATTTGGAAAAAATAGGTTCCTGTCGGTAGTCATATTAATAAAAAACGCGAATATATGATACAGCCGGTTGCTGCCCTGCCGGTTCAAACGTATGACGGAAAAAGAGTTTCATCGACGTTTCAGTTGGTTGTATCCCCATCTCGAGTACGCGGGACGCAAGCTGCGACTGTATCAGAGAAACCGGGGTTACGGCATCCGGAGCAAGAAGGACGGTTCCAAAGTCACGGATGTGGATGAAGAAATGAGTGCGTTCTGGCTGGACCTGCTTCACCGATATTTTCCGGGCGAGGCGGTTGTCAGTGAGGAGGATTCCGACTCCCACCGTTACCCGCCCGATTCCGACCTTGTCTGGTTTGTGGATCCGCTGGACGGAACCAGCAAGTTTATCGATGGATCGCCCAACTACTTCATTCTGATCAGCATCTGCAC
The Balneolales bacterium ANBcel1 DNA segment above includes these coding regions:
- the prfB gene encoding peptide chain release factor 2 (programmed frameshift), with translation MAELAYTTEQVDRLLQRVEALRRYLDYDVRKERIKELEFQAQQPGFWDDAEKAQALMKNLNHEKSWVEKWDQLDERRQNILLFREIMEEGDDVTEEFNAEVVQLQKEVEDLEFKNMLDQPDDRRDALLTINPGAGGTESQDWAEMLYRMYVRWADRAGMDTTVLEYQQGEVAGIKSASLEIKGDFAYGFLKAENGVHRLVRISPFDSNARRHTSFCSVFVTPMVDDEIEIDLKPDDIELQRFHAGGKGGQNVNKVETGVRLVWTGTLSDGRQERVVAECQQERSQLQNREKAMVMLKSRVYDLEKRIQEEQKNAVESTKMKNEWGSQIRSYVFHPYNMVKDHRTGHETSSVDDVMDGEIDPFIKAYLMSDA
- the coaE gene encoding dephospho-CoA kinase (Dephospho-CoA kinase (CoaE) performs the final step in coenzyme A biosynthesis.) produces the protein MLRIGITGGIGSGKTTVCRVWERLGAHVIYADDLAKSLMVNDPELKQQLVEAFGEEVYLEDGSLDRHRLSVKAFGEGRVEELNRLVHPVVCREIDRIEEEARKEGTTIAVREAALLLDKGRPEVLDAVILVTAPEEERIRRVSKRDQSDEKQVRERMQRQKLESDMRPYADLVIENNGSRELLEEKADVIFRELEPLAGA
- the nadB gene encoding L-aspartate oxidase: MPDSFDFLVIGSGGAGLSYALRVARFGTVAIITKKDSAESNTNYAQGGLASVVDKEDRFEDHVNDTLIAGAGLCRREVVEMVVRSGPDVVRELLDWGARFTSVDGTLDLGREGGHSRKRIVHAADRTGNEIERALLEALDQHPNIRVFEHHFALELITEHHLGKKVTKYDKDTHCYGAYVFDTRSGHVEQILAKATLLATGGVGQVYQHTTNPSIATGDGIAMAYRAKARVANMEFMQFHPTTLHVPGAKSFLISEAVRGKGGILRTRQGHAFMADYDDRAELAPRDIVARAIDNHLKKSGDECVYLDVTHVDSDVIKEHFPNITQTCLSFGVDITREWIPVVPAAHYLCGGVVTDMEGRTSIHGLYCAGEAACTGLHGANRLASNSLLEAIVFSRRAAEQSMNYIADYGHTPDVPEWDDSGTVNVEEAVLISHNLQELQKVMWDYVGIVRSNLRLERAFRRTRLLYEETESFYQRTRVSVSLCELRNLIANAYMVIRSAMSRKESRGLHYTTDYPEPVDSEKKDTVI